From one Anaerococcus prevotii DSM 20548 genomic stretch:
- a CDS encoding acyl carrier protein yields MIRERLKELAVENLDLDPSEIDFDSKISDLDIDSIDLVDFIMLIEDEYSVEFSDEELDEIETLADIVSVIESKN; encoded by the coding sequence TTGATTAGAGAAAGACTTAAAGAATTAGCAGTTGAAAACCTTGATCTCGATCCTAGTGAAATCGACTTTGATAGCAAGATTTCTGATTTAGACATCGACTCTATTGACTTAGTTGATTTTATAATGTTAATCGAGGATGAATATTCAGTAGAGTTTTCTGATGAAGAATTAGATGAGATTGAAACACTTGCTGATATTGTAAGCGTGATTGAGAGCAAAAATTAA
- the comGE gene encoding competence type IV pilus minor pilin ComGE: MKKTKTKGFTLIECIIALGFVAILSLILLPSLNNINRINQESEDKIRMTYALEEAIEKNKNQDLGEYSYNINGFGVEVSVEEYSPGLKKITASCDGFGLELVR, from the coding sequence TTGAAGAAAACAAAAACTAAGGGCTTTACCCTAATAGAATGTATAATTGCCCTGGGATTTGTGGCAATCCTTTCGCTTATACTTCTTCCGAGCCTTAATAATATAAATAGGATTAACCAGGAGTCAGAGGATAAAATTAGGATGACTTATGCCCTTGAAGAAGCTATTGAGAAAAATAAAAATCAGGATTTAGGAGAATATTCTTATAATATAAATGGCTTTGGAGTTGAAGTTAGTGTAGAAGAATACTCTCCAGGACTTAAGAAGATTACTGCAAGCTGTGATGGCTTTGGCCTTGAATTGGTAAGATAA
- a CDS encoding PilW family protein, with product MKKGFTLIELLVSIAIASLLIGALSMVFSLNVGFLNKEYIDEKDYKNASHAALYIEDKIRRAHKIVKTEDDNCNFTLYISEYEQSRHKFVESAYRFSLENGNVLYAYIYNTDKFSEREGKVRICEIDDLYLYYNDEDEDNKYIEMNIDSSSTSIKTFINLGRRL from the coding sequence ATGAAAAAAGGATTTACCCTAATAGAACTTCTAGTAAGTATTGCCATAGCAAGTCTTCTTATAGGAGCCCTATCTATGGTTTTTTCTTTAAATGTGGGATTTCTAAACAAAGAATATATAGATGAGAAGGATTACAAGAACGCAAGCCATGCCGCCTTATACATAGAAGATAAGATTAGAAGAGCCCATAAAATTGTTAAGACAGAAGATGATAATTGCAATTTCACCCTTTATATCAGTGAATATGAACAAAGTAGGCATAAATTTGTTGAATCTGCCTATAGATTTAGTCTTGAGAATGGAAATGTCCTTTACGCTTATATATACAATACAGATAAATTCTCTGAAAGAGAAGGCAAAGTTAGGATTTGTGAGATAGATGACCTTTATCTTTATTATAATGATGAAGATGAGGATAATAAATATATAGAAATGAATATAGATTCTTCTTCTACTTCTATCAAGACATTTATAAACTTAGGAAGACGATTATGA
- the frr gene encoding ribosome recycling factor, which translates to MIYEQIKKQAKDEMTKALDSFDKRIANIKAGRATEAILDGITFSYYGTETPINQAATVSIPEARLLVIKPWDKTNIGPIEKAILKSNIGITPQNDGEVIRLPFPQLTEERRKEYTKEVDTYAEDAKIVIRNKRREAMDEVKKSEKSGDITEDDRYTLEDEIQKITDKMIEDVEALASKKNKELMSV; encoded by the coding sequence ATGATTTATGAACAAATAAAAAAACAAGCAAAAGATGAGATGACTAAGGCACTAGATTCTTTCGATAAGAGAATTGCAAATATCAAGGCAGGTAGAGCCACTGAAGCAATCCTAGATGGTATAACTTTCTCATACTACGGAACAGAAACACCAATCAACCAAGCTGCAACAGTATCAATCCCAGAAGCTAGACTTCTTGTAATCAAGCCATGGGATAAGACAAATATTGGACCAATTGAGAAGGCTATTCTTAAATCTAACATTGGTATAACTCCTCAAAACGACGGTGAAGTTATTAGACTTCCTTTCCCACAATTGACAGAGGAAAGAAGAAAAGAATATACTAAAGAAGTAGATACCTACGCAGAGGATGCTAAGATTGTCATAAGAAATAAGAGAAGAGAAGCCATGGATGAAGTTAAAAAGAGTGAAAAATCAGGAGACATCACAGAAGATGATAGATACACTCTTGAAGATGAAATCCAAAAGATTACTGACAAGATGATTGAAGATGTTGAAGCATTGGCTTCAAAGAAGAACAAAGAGTTGATGTCAGTATAA
- a CDS encoding type II secretion system F family protein, whose protein sequence is MNKDIGPGRIPARTVSLFLKQFSLLLSSGISLDESLSIIKDQNMDKKLTKALSNILISLNSGLNAYESFKRESRYFTPMLIAFIKSGDEGGNMAEILGELSDYLSNDSKNKSQIKQAFIYPIILMLVTITVVGLIVTLVMPTFTESFASYEMVLPLSTRMLLAISAFFSEYGFIVLLLILALVLIYIYLYNSKAYRLKVDTYNFKLLPFKRFRKLSMDYQISSLLYILRRGEIDIISSIGIIRESFTNTYIKKKLILIQKDLLDGLSLSYAFKRAGIFSNLLISMIEVGEDSGYLVEALKKTSDYFANEYIYRLKKISTMAEPVLILIMALIVGFVVFSVTIPMFDSVNYLY, encoded by the coding sequence TTGAATAAGGATATTGGACCTGGTAGGATACCTGCTAGGACAGTATCCTTATTTCTTAAACAATTTTCATTACTTTTAAGCTCTGGAATAAGTCTTGATGAGAGTCTTTCCATCATAAAAGATCAAAATATGGATAAAAAGCTTACTAAGGCCCTTTCGAATATACTTATCAGTTTGAATTCAGGACTTAATGCCTATGAGTCTTTTAAGAGAGAAAGTAGATACTTTACTCCAATGCTAATAGCCTTTATAAAGTCAGGCGATGAGGGAGGAAATATGGCGGAGATTTTGGGAGAACTCTCTGATTATTTATCAAATGATAGCAAAAATAAATCCCAAATCAAACAGGCCTTTATATATCCAATCATTCTAATGCTTGTTACAATCACAGTAGTAGGTCTTATTGTGACCTTAGTTATGCCGACTTTTACAGAAAGTTTTGCTTCTTATGAAATGGTCCTTCCCTTATCGACAAGAATGCTTTTGGCTATTAGTGCTTTCTTTTCTGAATATGGCTTTATAGTTTTATTATTGATCTTAGCCCTAGTCCTTATTTATATCTACTTATATAATAGCAAAGCATATAGGCTTAAAGTCGATACATATAATTTTAAATTACTGCCATTTAAAAGATTCAGAAAGCTTTCTATGGACTATCAAATAAGTTCTCTCTTGTATATTCTACGTAGAGGAGAGATTGATATAATTAGCTCGATTGGAATAATTAGAGAATCTTTTACCAATACTTATATTAAAAAGAAACTTATCCTTATACAAAAAGACCTCCTAGATGGTTTAAGCTTATCCTATGCCTTTAAGAGGGCTGGGATTTTTTCAAATCTTTTAATTTCCATGATAGAAGTAGGAGAAGATAGTGGATATTTAGTTGAAGCCTTAAAGAAAACATCGGATTACTTTGCCAATGAATACATATATAGGCTAAAGAAAATATCTACCATGGCAGAACCTGTTTTGATCTTGATCATGGCCCTTATTGTAGGCTTTGTCGTATTTTCTGTTACAATACCGATGTTTGATTCGGTTAATTACTTATACTAA
- the plsX gene encoding phosphate acyltransferase PlsX, with the protein MKILIDTYGADKGEKVLVDGAIKAQEKRNFTPVFVGNKDKIEELIDGRIKDYEIIHTDEFISNDEDPARAIRRKKNASIVLAFEKSKEEGYDGVLSAGSTGALLAGGLFIAKRIKGIDRACLATSLPTLGETTLLMDTGANMDCKKEFLEEFGLMGKVYLENVLNIENPKIGLLNVGVEEHKGNKLAKETYALLKEANLNFVGNIEARDLFTGKVNVILADGFDGNIAIKTAEGIFSLMGKELKDVFYKSLSNKLAAGILKKDLKSMFNKFSADEVGGAPLLGVKSYAYKAHGNANEIAISNAILGLMDYIDKNVIEKIEGELI; encoded by the coding sequence ATGAAGATATTAATTGATACATACGGAGCAGATAAGGGCGAGAAAGTCCTAGTCGATGGGGCTATAAAAGCCCAAGAAAAACGCAACTTTACTCCAGTATTTGTTGGAAATAAAGATAAAATTGAAGAATTAATAGATGGTAGGATAAAAGATTATGAGATTATCCATACAGATGAATTTATCTCTAATGACGAAGATCCAGCCAGGGCTATCAGAAGAAAGAAAAATGCCTCTATAGTATTGGCCTTCGAAAAGTCTAAGGAAGAAGGCTATGATGGTGTGCTTTCTGCCGGATCTACCGGGGCCCTTCTAGCGGGAGGACTTTTCATTGCCAAAAGGATAAAAGGAATCGATAGGGCCTGTCTCGCTACGAGCCTACCTACTCTAGGAGAGACAACACTCTTGATGGATACAGGTGCCAATATGGATTGTAAGAAAGAATTTTTGGAAGAATTCGGATTAATGGGTAAAGTATATCTAGAAAATGTTCTTAATATAGAAAATCCAAAGATTGGCCTACTCAATGTTGGAGTCGAGGAGCACAAGGGAAATAAACTTGCCAAGGAAACATACGCTCTCTTAAAAGAAGCAAATCTCAATTTTGTAGGAAACATCGAAGCAAGAGATTTATTTACTGGCAAGGTCAACGTAATCCTAGCAGATGGTTTCGATGGAAATATTGCTATAAAGACAGCTGAAGGAATCTTTAGCCTTATGGGCAAGGAGCTTAAGGACGTATTTTATAAATCCTTATCTAACAAACTTGCAGCAGGAATCCTTAAGAAGGATCTTAAGTCCATGTTTAATAAGTTTTCTGCTGATGAAGTCGGAGGTGCTCCACTTTTAGGAGTTAAGTCCTATGCTTATAAAGCCCATGGCAATGCCAATGAAATTGCTATTTCAAATGCTATTTTAGGGCTTATGGATTATATAGATAAGAATGTTATTGAAAAAATAGAAGGAGAATTGATTTGA
- a CDS encoding prepilin-type N-terminal cleavage/methylation domain-containing protein gives MKKKKGFTLIELVIVVAIITILAAIAIPKYKNSKHKAAIAAHNANVEMLMTAGTMASSDGVNDTWTSQSYAKDYVQKWPEIPKGIGHDGESYEVKIDANGHVSVSPGQIPGQIKESPASNN, from the coding sequence ATGAAAAAGAAAAAAGGTTTTACTTTAATTGAGCTTGTCATAGTCGTAGCAATAATTACAATACTTGCAGCGATAGCAATTCCTAAATATAAGAACTCTAAGCACAAAGCAGCCATAGCAGCCCACAACGCCAATGTCGAAATGCTTATGACAGCAGGGACTATGGCAAGCTCTGATGGAGTTAATGATACTTGGACAAGCCAAAGTTATGCGAAAGATTATGTACAAAAATGGCCAGAAATACCAAAGGGAATTGGTCATGATGGGGAAAGCTATGAAGTTAAAATTGATGCGAATGGCCATGTGAGTGTAAGTCCAGGACAAATACCAGGACAAATAAAGGAAAGTCCAGCTAGTAATAATTAA
- a CDS encoding prepilin peptidase — translation MIYIFLFIIGSIFGSFANLVVRRRLRGESIVFPRSHCESCGKSLSPFELIPVISFLIQKGRCRSCGSKISPDNIFMEIIGGILLIISSLYGLNLRTCMIFASLIIGLIISLIDLKTMEIYRKDLIMLIALGLGYRFNFFTRDFLIHIIIFSLVYYLLYRLSGRNIGDGDYYFYLGLGLLLNDSLFTIFVLFSIWIGGFFGLLILLRERKRGRRMPFAIFIYLSYIIVLIIYEGAVL, via the coding sequence ATGATATATATATTTCTATTTATAATAGGGTCAATATTTGGATCATTTGCAAATCTTGTAGTCCGCAGGAGATTAAGAGGAGAAAGTATAGTTTTTCCTAGAAGCCACTGTGAGTCTTGTGGGAAATCTCTTAGCCCTTTTGAGCTAATTCCAGTAATTTCTTTTCTTATTCAAAAGGGAAGATGCAGGTCGTGTGGGTCTAAGATTTCTCCTGATAATATCTTTATGGAGATTATAGGTGGGATTTTGTTAATAATAAGCTCTCTATATGGACTTAATCTTAGGACTTGTATGATTTTCGCTTCCTTAATTATAGGTCTTATAATATCTCTGATAGATCTTAAGACTATGGAGATCTATAGGAAAGATTTGATAATGCTAATCGCTCTAGGACTAGGCTATAGGTTTAATTTCTTTACTAGAGACTTTCTTATACATATTATAATATTTTCCTTGGTTTATTATTTGCTATATAGGCTTTCTGGAAGAAATATCGGAGATGGAGATTATTATTTCTATTTGGGCTTAGGACTTTTATTAAATGATAGTTTATTTACTATCTTTGTCTTATTTTCCATTTGGATTGGAGGTTTCTTTGGACTTTTGATCCTTCTTAGGGAAAGGAAAAGGGGAAGACGCATGCCTTTTGCAATATTTATCTATCTTTCTTACATAATAGTCTTGATAATATATGAGGGAGCAGTCCTATGA
- the rpmF gene encoding 50S ribosomal protein L32 → MAVPKRRTSKTRKNKRRASAYTLNRSNYVECPNCHEPKLPHRVCPNCGDYKGETILDVE, encoded by the coding sequence ATGGCAGTACCAAAGAGAAGAACATCAAAAACAAGAAAAAATAAAAGAAGAGCCTCAGCTTATACTTTGAATAGATCAAACTATGTTGAGTGTCCAAATTGTCATGAGCCAAAACTTCCACACAGAGTTTGCCCAAACTGTGGAGACTATAAAGGCGAAACAATTCTTGATGTAGAGTAA
- a CDS encoding acetate/propionate family kinase, translating into MKILVINCGSSSLKYQLFDMANEEVMVKGLVERIGIDGSRLIQEKGDDEFIIEEDMKDHTDAVGHVFDALVDSENGVIKDLSEIDAVGHRFVHGGEKITKSCLIDKEVRDAIEEYSKFAPLHNPANLMGLEACEKLLEGVPNVAVFDTAFHQTMPEKTFLYGIDYKYYEEDSIRKYGFHGTSHNFITNKTAEILGKDVNELNIISCHLGNGSSITAVKEGKSYDTSMGLTPLEGLIMGTRSGDIDPTAVTYIMKEKNLTADEMENILNKESGVLGVSGVSSDFRDLEAAAKEGNERAQYALDMFVTRAKRYIAGYMAEIGSVDAIVFTGGIGENSIGMRKDIMEGFEQFGIKIDDEKNNVRGGAHEVSTDDSTVKVMVVATNEELMIARDTKSIVEA; encoded by the coding sequence ATGAAAATATTAGTAATAAACTGTGGTAGTTCATCACTTAAATATCAATTATTTGATATGGCAAACGAAGAAGTTATGGTAAAGGGTCTTGTAGAAAGAATCGGAATCGATGGATCAAGACTTATCCAAGAAAAGGGTGATGATGAATTTATAATCGAAGAAGACATGAAAGATCACACTGATGCCGTAGGTCATGTTTTTGATGCCCTAGTTGATAGTGAAAACGGAGTAATCAAAGATCTATCTGAAATTGATGCAGTAGGCCACAGATTCGTACATGGTGGAGAAAAAATCACAAAATCTTGCCTAATCGATAAAGAAGTAAGAGATGCAATCGAAGAATACAGCAAGTTTGCCCCACTTCACAACCCAGCTAACCTAATGGGACTTGAAGCTTGTGAGAAATTACTTGAAGGTGTTCCAAATGTAGCAGTATTTGACACAGCCTTCCACCAAACAATGCCAGAAAAAACTTTCCTATATGGTATTGATTACAAATACTATGAAGAAGATTCTATTAGAAAATATGGTTTCCATGGAACAAGCCACAACTTTATTACTAACAAGACAGCAGAAATCCTTGGCAAAGACGTAAACGAACTTAATATCATCTCTTGCCACCTTGGTAATGGTTCATCAATCACAGCTGTCAAAGAAGGAAAAAGCTATGATACATCAATGGGACTAACCCCACTTGAAGGACTAATCATGGGTACAAGATCAGGAGATATCGACCCAACAGCTGTAACATATATAATGAAAGAAAAAAATCTTACAGCTGACGAGATGGAAAACATCCTAAACAAAGAATCAGGAGTACTCGGAGTTAGTGGAGTAAGCTCAGACTTTAGAGACCTAGAAGCTGCTGCTAAAGAAGGAAACGAAAGAGCTCAATATGCCCTAGATATGTTTGTAACAAGAGCTAAAAGATATATAGCAGGTTACATGGCAGAAATCGGAAGTGTAGATGCCATAGTATTTACTGGTGGAATTGGTGAAAATTCAATCGGTATGAGAAAAGACATCATGGAAGGATTCGAGCAATTCGGAATCAAGATTGATGATGAAAAGAACAACGTTCGCGGTGGAGCCCACGAAGTATCTACAGATGATTCAACAGTAAAAGTAATGGTCGTTGCAACTAACGAAGAGTTGATGATTGCAAGAGATACAAAATCCATCGTAGAAGCTTGA
- a CDS encoding elongator complex protein 3 — protein sequence MAKKEYIIPIFIPFLGCPHDCAFCNQVKITNFKDKLDKDKLIEEIEKNLSYFPEKRADELAFFGGSFTGLDEDVMIAYLDVAKSYKDKGIIDRIRLSTRPDYINNSILDILKEKSVDVIELGIQSLDQKVLDYNERGHKIEDSYKASELIKEYGFSLGHQIMPGLFMDEYKKSIKTAIDSANIGPDMVRIYPTLVIKDTKLEALYNLEVYKPLDLDEAVELSAELYIIYRAKYIDVIRIGLQTTENINEGVDVVAGPFHPAIRQLTESLVYRKYLEELIERENIDRDFTIHTDNRSISIISGNKKSNKKYFYQKYGINLSFEADKSDFISLEDRKIKLDLDGFIYSYVKETYGGDLILD from the coding sequence ATGGCTAAGAAAGAATATATAATACCTATTTTTATACCTTTTTTGGGCTGTCCTCATGATTGCGCCTTTTGCAATCAAGTGAAGATTACTAACTTCAAAGACAAGCTGGATAAGGATAAACTAATAGAAGAAATCGAAAAAAATCTTTCATATTTTCCAGAAAAAAGGGCCGATGAACTTGCTTTTTTTGGAGGATCTTTCACAGGGCTTGATGAAGATGTGATGATAGCTTATCTTGATGTCGCAAAGTCTTACAAAGATAAGGGAATTATTGATAGAATCAGACTTTCTACTAGACCTGATTATATAAATAATTCTATTCTAGATATATTAAAAGAAAAAAGTGTGGATGTAATCGAGCTTGGCATCCAGTCCCTCGACCAGAAAGTATTAGACTACAATGAGAGAGGTCACAAAATAGAGGATTCATACAAGGCAAGTGAGCTTATCAAAGAATACGGCTTTAGCCTAGGCCATCAGATTATGCCAGGACTTTTTATGGATGAATATAAAAAATCTATAAAGACCGCCATAGATTCGGCTAACATTGGTCCAGATATGGTTAGGATCTATCCAACTCTTGTGATAAAAGATACCAAGCTTGAAGCTCTTTATAATCTCGAAGTCTATAAGCCACTTGACCTAGATGAGGCAGTCGAGCTTTCTGCTGAGCTTTACATAATCTACAGGGCAAAGTATATCGATGTGATAAGAATCGGCCTACAGACTACTGAAAACATCAATGAAGGTGTTGATGTGGTGGCAGGTCCCTTCCATCCTGCTATCAGGCAACTAACGGAATCCTTGGTCTATAGGAAATATCTAGAAGAGCTTATCGAAAGAGAAAATATAGATAGAGACTTTACCATACACACAGATAACAGAAGTATTTCCATAATTAGTGGCAATAAAAAATCCAACAAGAAATATTTCTACCAAAAATATGGAATAAATCTCTCATTTGAGGCTGATAAGTCTGATTTCATTAGCTTAGAAGATAGAAAGATTAAGCTTGACTTAGATGGATTTATCTACTCTTATGTAAAGGAAACTTACGGTGGTGATTTGATATTAGATTAG
- a CDS encoding pilus assembly FimT family protein — translation MRNKGFTLIELIVVISLVSLISLVGMVRFDFLGKIRAKNELNILINDMYYAKEKALISGRKCTVHFREDKYMLRFSKVSVMDDMEDIDRNLAYLSLTKNVDPVVFNDTGSVSGAKTIVFSCPYLVGKDGNINLIIGVAGGSIRIEENKN, via the coding sequence ATGAGAAATAAGGGCTTTACTTTAATTGAACTAATTGTCGTCATAAGCCTTGTCTCTCTTATTTCTTTAGTGGGAATGGTTAGATTTGATTTTTTAGGAAAAATAAGGGCAAAAAACGAATTAAACATTCTAATCAATGATATGTATTATGCTAAGGAAAAGGCCCTGATTAGCGGGAGAAAATGTACAGTTCATTTCCGTGAAGATAAATATATGCTGAGGTTTTCCAAAGTTTCTGTTATGGATGATATGGAAGATATAGATAGGAACTTGGCTTATCTAAGTCTAACAAAAAATGTAGACCCAGTTGTCTTTAACGATACAGGATCTGTATCAGGAGCAAAAACTATAGTATTTTCTTGTCCCTACCTAGTTGGAAAGGATGGGAATATAAATCTTATAATAGGAGTTGCAGGAGGTTCTATTAGAATTGAAGAAAACAAAAACTAA
- the pyrH gene encoding UMP kinase, with product MQDYKRVILKLSGEALAGDKGFGFDDDIIINICENIKAVSKLGVQIAIVVGGGNFWRGRSGKEIDRASSDTIGMLGTVMNGLRVQGTLEEMGLETRLMTAIDMKEVAEPYIRRRAVRHLEKGRIVIFSAGTGLPYFSTDTTASLRALEINADVILLGKTGTDGIYDKDPNVYHDAVRFDKLTYKEILHKELKIMDTTATSLCMDNDMPLFVFGIDDPSNLVRIFEEEDPIGTIVKESF from the coding sequence TTGCAAGATTATAAAAGAGTTATTCTTAAGTTAAGTGGTGAAGCTTTGGCTGGTGATAAGGGTTTTGGCTTCGACGATGATATTATAATAAACATATGTGAAAATATTAAGGCTGTTTCTAAGCTTGGAGTTCAAATCGCTATTGTTGTAGGCGGTGGCAACTTCTGGAGAGGAAGGTCAGGTAAGGAAATCGACAGGGCAAGCTCTGATACAATCGGTATGCTTGGAACTGTGATGAATGGTTTGAGGGTCCAAGGAACCTTAGAAGAGATGGGTCTTGAAACTAGACTTATGACTGCAATCGATATGAAGGAAGTAGCAGAGCCTTATATTAGAAGAAGAGCGGTAAGACATCTTGAAAAGGGAAGGATTGTAATCTTTTCTGCAGGTACTGGTCTTCCATATTTCTCAACAGATACTACAGCAAGTCTAAGAGCCCTAGAGATAAATGCAGATGTGATTCTTCTTGGAAAGACTGGCACTGATGGTATCTATGATAAAGATCCTAATGTCTATCACGATGCAGTAAGATTTGATAAGCTAACTTATAAGGAAATTCTTCATAAAGAATTAAAGATAATGGATACAACTGCTACATCATTGTGTATGGATAATGATATGCCTTTGTTTGTCTTTGGCATAGATGATCCAAGCAATTTAGTAAGAATATTTGAAGAAGAAGACCCAATTGGGACTATAGTAAAGGAGAGTTTTTAA
- the rnc gene encoding ribonuclease III, which yields MAISNNRLKKIEEFENKIGYTFNDKDLIDVAFTHSSYTNEVKGKKKSNERLEFLGDSILDMIVSEVLFKHYSMKPEGWLTKTRSRLVCTSSFAKACEKFEMTTFLNFGNGERQGGGELKKHVKADTFEAVCAAIYLDSSYDNLFKFLKENYKEEALEIINDDSIFNDYKTKLQEYHNAKDRKILKYVLVKEEGPEHEKTFTMAVKLGNKVLAHGVGKNKKQAEQKAAQAAYEKIKRKNG from the coding sequence ATGGCTATTTCTAATAATAGACTAAAAAAAATAGAAGAATTTGAAAATAAGATTGGCTACACCTTCAATGATAAAGATTTGATTGATGTAGCCTTTACTCATTCTTCCTATACAAATGAGGTCAAAGGTAAGAAAAAAAGCAACGAAAGACTAGAATTTTTGGGAGATTCTATCCTAGATATGATAGTAAGTGAAGTACTCTTCAAACACTACTCTATGAAGCCTGAAGGCTGGCTAACCAAAACCAGATCAAGACTAGTGTGTACCTCATCATTTGCTAAGGCTTGTGAGAAGTTTGAAATGACGACTTTCCTTAACTTTGGAAATGGGGAAAGACAAGGTGGGGGCGAGCTTAAAAAGCATGTCAAGGCGGATACCTTTGAGGCCGTATGTGCTGCAATATATTTGGACTCTTCTTATGATAACTTGTTCAAATTTTTGAAGGAAAACTATAAGGAAGAAGCCCTAGAGATTATAAATGATGATTCGATTTTCAATGATTATAAGACCAAACTTCAAGAATATCATAATGCAAAAGATAGGAAAATCTTAAAGTATGTTCTAGTAAAAGAAGAAGGCCCAGAACATGAGAAGACTTTTACCATGGCTGTTAAGCTAGGAAACAAGGTATTGGCCCATGGGGTTGGCAAGAATAAAAAGCAAGCAGAGCAAAAGGCTGCCCAAGCTGCATATGAAAAAATAAAGAGAAAAAATGGCTAA
- a CDS encoding MATE family efflux transporter yields MKNDRRELILHGSIYKAIFVISIPIILNFFIQQLYSLADAFWLGKLGTAEFASTSFTWPVIFLFNSIGMGLSIAATSLVSQLLGRDDVKNAQKYTDTLINISLIFSIIFMILGYFTAEGIVSLMGANGELHDFSVIYLKYSYFGIPFIFLYFIYSAVFSAQGKNTIPTVISTTCVVLNMILNPFFIFDEIPIIGLRGLDMGVKGAALATVLTQALMLIFGFIHLRLNKDYIKLNYKSLFFIKWEKDILKRIYRIATPSVVGQMGTAIGFIILNAFIQSYGTETVAAYGMVNRITGLLNIPPSGIGSAITGIIGQNIGNRNIDRVKETFRKASFIVIGMSIIIAILSFIYRYEILTFFIDAPKDSELMIQANSYMFYTLLTLVMLNMFFIYQGLFQGSGNSKYSMFVDLLRLWGIRIPLLFFFKYFTSYKATGIWLAMAISNVLVTFIAHFIYAKGDWKGGSF; encoded by the coding sequence ATGAAGAATGATCGCAGGGAATTGATTTTGCATGGTAGTATTTACAAGGCTATCTTTGTGATTTCTATACCTATAATTTTAAACTTTTTCATCCAACAACTGTATTCACTGGCGGATGCTTTCTGGCTTGGTAAGCTAGGGACGGCGGAGTTTGCATCTACTTCCTTTACTTGGCCAGTTATTTTTTTATTTAACTCGATAGGAATGGGGCTTTCTATTGCAGCGACTTCTCTAGTTTCCCAGCTTTTGGGAAGAGATGATGTGAAAAATGCACAGAAGTATACGGATACTCTTATTAATATTTCCTTAATCTTTTCTATAATATTTATGATCTTAGGTTATTTTACGGCTGAAGGGATTGTAAGTCTTATGGGAGCTAATGGAGAACTTCACGATTTTTCTGTGATTTATCTCAAGTATTCCTATTTTGGAATTCCCTTTATATTTTTGTATTTTATCTATTCAGCAGTTTTTTCTGCCCAAGGAAAAAATACTATACCTACTGTGATAAGTACAACCTGTGTGGTTTTAAATATGATTTTAAATCCTTTCTTCATCTTTGATGAGATCCCTATTATAGGTCTTAGAGGACTTGATATGGGAGTTAAGGGGGCTGCTTTAGCCACTGTCCTAACCCAAGCTTTGATGTTGATTTTTGGTTTTATTCATTTAAGGCTTAATAAGGACTATATCAAGCTTAATTACAAGTCCTTATTTTTTATAAAATGGGAGAAGGATATTCTTAAGAGAATTTATAGGATTGCAACTCCTTCTGTAGTTGGTCAGATGGGAACTGCGATTGGCTTTATAATTTTAAATGCCTTTATCCAGTCATACGGTACAGAAACTGTCGCAGCTTATGGAATGGTAAATAGGATTACGGGTCTTTTAAATATTCCTCCTAGCGGGATTGGTTCAGCTATTACAGGAATTATTGGTCAAAATATTGGAAATAGGAATATAGATAGGGTCAAGGAAACTTTTAGGAAGGCTTCTTTTATAGTAATTGGCATGTCTATAATAATAGCTATCTTAAGTTTCATTTATAGATACGAAATTCTTACGTTTTTTATAGATGCCCCTAAGGATTCAGAACTTATGATCCAGGCCAATTCCTATATGTTTTATACTTTATTGACTTTAGTAATGCTTAATATGTTTTTTATCTACCAAGGGCTCTTCCAGGGATCAGGAAACAGCAAGTACTCTATGTTTGTTGATTTGTTAAGACTTTGGGGGATTAGGATTCCACTATTGTTTTTCTTTAAGTACTTTACATCCTACAAGGCTACTGGAATTTGGCTTGCTATGGCTATTTCAAATGTCCTAGTTACTTTTATCGCCCACTTTATCTATGCTAAGGGTGATTGGAAGGGCGGTTCTTTCTAG